The following DNA comes from Methanobrevibacter boviskoreani JH1.
ATGAACTTGAAGGAAAAATCGTTATTGGAGAATTTGTAAATAAATCAAGTTTCGAATTTACTGATAATATTCAGGAATTGTCTAAAGAAAACTATGGTAAAAAAACCCTTAGACGTTCAGCTTTTTTAAAATCTTTTGATGATGAAGAGGAATCCGAGGAATAAATAGAATTAATAGGAGATATTTTTATGAGAAAAGAAATTAGAATAGCAGGTTTTGGAGGTCAAGGTGTTATATTGGCAGGTATTATTATCGGTAAAGCTGCCTCTTTATTTGATAATATTAACGCTGTTCAAACTCAGTCTTATGGTCCTGAGGCTCGTGGAGGAGCTTCAAGATGTGAAGTCGTTATAAGTGATGAGGATATTGATTATCCGAAGGTTGAAAATCCGGATATATTGGTTGCAATGTCTCATGAAGCTTTGCTTAAATATATGGTAGATTTAAAACAAGGTGCAACCTTGATTATAGATCCTGATATGGTTGAGGAAGAAGACATTAAAGATTTCATTGAAAAACGTGAACTTAAAGTTTACCATGCAAGGGCAACTGATACAGCAGTCAATGAGGTTGGTCTTAAGATTGTAGCTAATATTGTTATGGTTGGTGCTATTACCAAAGCTACTGGAATTGTTTCTGAAGAGGCTGCTCGCCAATCTGTTCTTGATAGCGTTCCTAAAGGAACTGAAAAGAAAAATATACAAGCTTTTGAAGCAGGAATGAGAATAGTAGAAGATTAATGGGGATGTTTACATGAAATTTTTTGAATATATATCAAAGAAGTTATTTAGAGATAATGGAATTAAAACCTTAAAGGGTCATGTCGCATATTCTCCAGAGGAAGCTGTTGATATTGCAACGGATATGGGTTGTGCTGTAGCTATTAAATCCCAGGTTTTAGTTGGTGGAAGAGGTAAAGCTGGCGGAATTAAATTTGCAGATCATCCTGGAGATGTTTATGACATTGCAGATAACCTTTTAAGTAGTAAAATCAAAGGAGAACCTGTTAAAAGTTTATTAATTGAAGAAAAGGCAGACATTCAACAAGAATTCTACTTAAGTGTTTCCACAGATAGATCCACTAAGAAACCTATTATCATGGCAAGTGCTGAAGGTGGAGTGGAGATTGAAAATCTTGCTGTAACCGACCCTGATAAAATTATAAAATATCATGTAAATCCTCTAGAAGAATTCTTACCATATGAGGCACGTGATATAGCTTGTCAAATGGGTGTTGAATCTAAATATGTATCTGAAATCGGTGGAGTCATCTATAAACTCTTCAATATCTATAAAAAATATGATGCCGAGATTGCCGAAATCAATCCTTTAGTACTTACACCTGATGGAATATATGCTGCAGATGCAAAACTCACCGTTGAAAATGATGCTGTATTTAGACATCAAGATTTAATTGGTATTGGTGGAACTAAACCTAAAGAATTCGGATTTGTAAAACTTGACGGTGATATTGCAGTTCTTGGAAATGGTGCTGGTCTCACATTGACTGGTATGGACATGATTAATCTTTATGGTGGTAAACCTGCAACCTTCTTGGATATTGGTGGAGGCTCATCAGAGGAAACTATTAAAAAGGCTTTAAATCTAGTTTTAAATTACCCTCCTGTTAAAGTTGTATTCTTAAATGTATTAGGTGGTATTACCCGTGCAGATGATGTTGCAAAAGGAGTGGTAAATGCAATTAATAATACTAAAAGGAATGTTCCAATAGTTATCAGACTTACTGGTACCAATGAAGAGGAAGGTCAAAGAATATTGGAGAAAGCAGGAATTCCATTTGAAGTTTCCATGGAAAAGGCTGCAGAAAAAGCAGTTGAAATATGTAACTCTATAAAAGATTAAATTCTTCTTTTTTTATATAACCTTTTTCTATTTTTTTTAAGTTTTTTTATATATTAGGGGTATTTTTATGAAATTTTATGTGGTAAATGGAAGTCCTAGAAAGAATAGAAATACTGCCCAACTTCTTACAAAGTCTTTAGAAGGTATTAACGATACAATTAAAGTGGAATTGCCAGATGAAAAGATTAAAGTGAAATTTTTCAATCTTTATAAACTAAAATATACTGGTTGTAGAAGTTGTTTTGCTTGTAAAAGAATTAATGGTAAACACTATGGTCATTGTAATATTAAAGATGATTTAAAACCTATCTTAAAAGGTTTAGAATCTGCCGATGGTGTAGTTCTTGGAAGTCCAATATATCTATCAGATGTAACAGGTCAGATGAGATCCTTTTATGAGAGATTTATCTTTCCATATCTTGTATATGATAGGGGGGCATCATCATTGGCATCTAATATGTTACCTGTAGGATGCATATATACAATGAATCTAACTAAACAACAGTATGATGAATCCGAAGTTCCTATGGTTTTGGATTTATTTGAAAATGGTATTGAAAGGATATATGGAAAACCTTATTCTTTAAAGGTATTTGATACCTATCAATTCAAGGACTATTCCAAATATAAAAACGAGATTTTCAATCCGGAACATAAAATTAAAAGAAGAGAGGAACATTTTCCTATTGATCTACAGAATGCCTATGATCTAGGAAGGTCCCTTGCTTTAGATGCAATGGAAAGAAAATTAAATTGCAATATTTAAAAATTAAACAATACTTATTTTTTTTCTGATTTTTCTATTGTTCTTGCTTATTCCTTTGTAAGTAGTACAACACGACTTATCTCTGAGCCGTCAGTAACCTTACGTCCACAATAGGAACCTATTTTTGATGCAAAATCCTTAACCTCATTATATGTTGGCATATTATCTAGGGTTAGTCTTTCACGGGAAGAGCCTACACACATATATGCTTTAACTTCAACATAGGTCGGATCTGCAATTTCTATAAGTTTAGCATAATCCTCAGGTGAAGTCATATTTCTACCTTTAACCATGGTAATTCGTATGGCTGTATTGTTTGAAAAGCCATTAAGAATATTGAGAGATTTATTTAAATTGTCCCAACCATCATTTATTTGGGGATTGCATAAACTTCTATAGATTTTACTGTTAGGTGCGTCAAGGGAAAGATAGGTTTGAGTAGGTTCGTTTCTAAGGTTTTCCAATTTTTTATAATATTGGCCATTAGATACTAGAAATGTTGAAAAACCTCTGTGATTAAACTCACCAATAAGCTCGTCTATTTCAGGATATAGTGTTGGCTCCCCTGCAAGGGATATTGCCGCATTGGTAGGCTGTTTTAATTCCTCAAGTTTCTTTTTATCTGCTTTATCATTACCATAATAACCGCATAATAAAAGATTATGGGCTTTAATCGCCTCATCTATTATGGTTTCAGGGTCATCCCAACTACCGCTCCATTCTGTTTCTGTAAGACTTAGGTCTCTCCAACAAAATGAACATTTCTGTTGACAAAATGGAACTGCAGGTGACATCTGTAGGCATCTGTGGGATTCTATTCCATAGAATTTCTGTTTGTAACAGACACCTCTATTAACGATGCTTTCCCTTGTCCAGTGACATATTTTACATGCAGCATGACCATGTTGACCAACAAAACGGTAACCGCTATGCTCTAATATTTTCTGCTCTTCTTTACTAAGTGACATAATAATCATTAAAAATTTTTAAATATTGAAATTTTTCTATAAATGCAATTATAATATTTTAATTTTTATTAAAACTAATATAATTATATTTATTTTTTAATATAATTAATTTTAATTTGAGATTTATTAATCTTTAAAAATATTTATATTTAATTGGATATATTATTATTTGAAAATTAAAAAAATTGAACTTTAATTAACGAGGTATTTCATGGCAAGTATAAAAACTCCTGTAGTTATTTTAAACTTTAAGACATATTTGGAAGCAAGTGGGGAAAAAGCTTTAGATTTAGCTAAATCTTTAGAGAGTGCAGCTGATGAAACTGGTATTACAATGGTTGCTGCTCCTCAAGCATGTGATATTTATAGGATTAAAGAAGAGACAAGTATTCCAGTTTTATCCCAACATATTGATGCTATTGCACCTGGAAGTCATACCGGTTCTACTTTATTTGAAGCTTTAGTGGATAATGGTATTGACGGTTCATTAATTAATCACTCCGAGAAAAGATTGACTTTGGCAGATATTCAATCTGTCAATCAGAAATTACATGATGAGGAATTAATATCATGTATCTGTACAAACAATGTTGAAACCAGTGTGGCTGCTGCTTGTTTTAATCCTGATATTGTAGCTATTGAACCACCACAACTTATAGGTACCGGTGTTTCTGTATCCCAGGCAGAACCTGAAGTTGTTGAAGGTACTGTAACTAAGGTAAAAGAGATCAATCCGGATGTAAAAGTTTTATGTGGTGCCGGCATATCTACTGGTGAGGATATGCGTGCTGCAATAGACTTAGGTGCTGAAGGTGTGCTTCTTGCATCAGGCATTGTAAAAGCTGAAAATCCTAAAAAAGCTTTAGTTGATCTTGTAAGTAAATTATAATCATTAACTATTTTTTATTTTACTTCTTTAACTTCTTTTAAATATTTTCATAATTAAATCCATTGAATGTATTGGTAATTTTTTATGGTTTTTAACTTATTTTTTTAATGTATTCTAATAATTAATTTTAATGATTTTGTGGTATTTTACTTATTTTTTAAGTTTATTCTATTTTAAAAATATTTAAATAGTTTTAAAAATAATATAACTTATAAAAACAATTTTTAAAGATATTATGATTAAATTTAGACAATTAAAAGACTCCGATAATATTTACCAGATTGCTGATTTTATTTATCAAACAGATAGAACATTTGATAAGCTTTTTAATAACCGTAAAAACTCTATAAAAGCAATCGGTATAATGATTAAATCAGATATTGTTAATCCTTATCATAGAAAATTCTTAACAGTTGCATATGATGACGATCATGATGAGGATATTCTGGGTATTGTCTTAGCTTATAGGGGGGAAGATTTTACCTATTCTGATGTTAAATCAGCATTGTTCGAGACAGGATGTTCTAACTTCATTAAGATAAATCTGTTTCCATTATATGATTATCTTTTTGCCTCACATGTAGGTGATAACGATTACTATATTGGAAATCTATTTGTAAATCCTAACTTTAGACATAATAGGCTAGGTTCAAAATTAGTAAAATTTTGTATTGATAAGGCAAAAGACCTAAACTGCGATAGTGTCATGCTTGATGTGGAATATTTCAAGAAGGAACTTCCTAACTTCTATATGAAATTGGGTTTTAAATATGACAGTAAACATTGGATTGATTTTCTAGGATATTCCAATGGCTGTTATGGAATGAAATTAAGTTTGAAATAATTATAGGATGTCTCTTTAGATTGTATATTGTAGATTGTGAAAGTTGATCAATCACTTAAAAGATTATTTAAGATTAAATATAATAATATAAAATAATTACTATTTTCAGGTGTTATGATGGAAAGAGTTGATAATGTTATAGCTATTATTGGAATGGATTTGGATTCTAATACATATGTATTTGATGATGTCATTGTAGATCCAGGTACTGGCCGCAATATAAATTATTTGGCTGATAGTTTAAAAGAAGCAGGTAAATCCTTTGATGATTTTAATAGAATTGTAAATACCCATTGCCACTTTGACCATGTTGGGGGAGACGAATATCTGCAAAAGGAATATGGTCTTGAAGTTTATATGCATGAGGAGGATGCTAAATTTATAGAAAATGAGGATGGTGACACTACTGTATCTACAAGTTTCGGTTCTAGGGTTCCTGATATTAATATAAATAAACTTAAAGAGGGAGACATGATTAATGATTTTAAGGTGTTAAATACTCCTGGACATACTATTGGGGGTATTTGTTTATATGACGGTAAGTCTTTAATTGCAGGGGATACTGTATTTTCCAATGGTAGTTTTGGAAGAAGCGATTATCCAACAGGAAATACTGATGAAATGAAAAAATCATTAGCACGTCTTGCCCAACTGGATGTTAAAAATTTGTTTACAGGTCATGGTCCTTATATTGTTGGTGAAGGAAACAGACATGTAAAATTATCAAGTGACAATGCCAATAAATGGTATTGAATCTATTTTAAATATTCATCTGGAAGATATTTTTTTTAAAAACATACCTTTAATTAAAAATTTAAAAAATTACTTTTTGATTTTTTTATAATTTTTATTCTGATTTTTACTAAATTTTATTAAACATAAATTACAAAGTATTTCATAATATATTTTAATAGAGTGAGACAATGGCTGGTAAGTTTTATACTATTGATGATTTTGATGTTGAAGGAAAAACAGTGCTTTTAAGAATTGATATTAATTCTCCGGTTGATCCAAATACTGGAGTAATATTGGATGATACAAGGATGAAATTACATGTTAAAACTATCACTGAATTAGCACGTAAAGGTGCTAGGGTGATTCTTTTAGCCCATCAATCACGTCCTGGTAAAAAGGATTTTACAACTTTAAGGCAACATTCAAAAGTATTGACCCGTCTTTTAAATCGTAAAGTTCATTATGTTGATTCTATTTTCTCAACTCCTGCTAAAATTGCAATTAATAATCTTCGTCCCGGTGAGGTTCTACTCCTTGAGAATGTCAGATTTTTTGCAGAAGAATCATTAAAACGTCCAGTTGAACAGCAAGCTCAATCTATTATAGTTAGGGAACTTTCTCCATTAATCGATTTCTTTGTTAATGATGCATTTGCAGCAGCTCATAGAGGTCAGGTCTCTCTTGTAGGATTTACATTAAATACACCTTCTGCAGCAGGCCGTGTAATGGAACATGAATTAAATGTAATTATGAATACTTTGGATAATGTTGAATCTCCATGTGTATTTGCTTTAGGTGGTATGAAAGCCGATGATTCAATCATGGTTGCAGAAAATGTGTGTAAGAATGGCACTGCTGATTATGTTTTAACTAGTGGTTTGGTTGCAAATATCTTTCTTGCAGCAGCCGGATATGATATTGGCCAGGTTAATATGGACTTTATTAAATCCCAGGGATATATTGATCAGATAGATGTATGTAAAAGATTACTTGAAGAATATCCTGATAATATTATCTATCCTGAGGATGTAGCTATTGAGAAGGATGAGGAAAGGGTAGATGTTCCAGTAGACAATATTCCAAATTATTCCATATTTGATATTGGCAAAAAAACAAGTGCCAGATATTCAAAGATTATCTTAAATGCTAAGACAATATTTGCCAATGGTCCTGCAGGCGTATTCGAGGATTCAAGATTTTCAATAGGTACCGAGGATATTATTAATTCCATCGCCTCATCAAAGGGATACTCTATCATTGGGGGAGGTCATATTGGTGCCGCTACTGTAAGTATGGGTTATGAAAATAAGGTTGACCATGTAAGTAGTGGTGGTGGGGCTTGTATAAATCTTCTTGCAGGCAAGAAATTAGATGCTGTAGAGGCATTAATTGACAATAAGTCTAGGCATGTTTATCATTAATTCTTTCAATCCTTCTAGTTAATTATTATATTGATGATTCTGCATCTTTTACTTTTTTTTTATTTGTTCTTATTTTCGCTCCGTATTCTTTTCTTTTTTGCTTAAAATATAACCAATTAATAAATCCCATTTTTCATATTAAATAAAAAAATTTAATAATTCTTATTTTTAAATATACTATTAAAATTAATAGGGGGTGTAATGAAATGAAATTATATAGGAAATCTTTATTAATTTTAATGGTTCTATCAGTGCTATTTTTATGTTTAGGTTCAATTTCTGCTGCTGATTTAAATAATGGTTCAAACTTGAATCATAATTTGAGTACTGCAAACAATAATTTAGAAAATCCTCAGATTGTAGGTAATTCTGAAGATGATCAGCCTGTTTACTATATCGAATCAGATGATTCAGACATGGATTATGGTGACGGTACCTATTACAGTGTTGCTGTTAAATGTAATGGTGATCCAGTTTCCTATGAACCAGTTGATTTTTATGTGGATGATAAGTTTTATGGTTCAGATTATACCGATGACGATGGCAATGCAGGGGTATATTTATCTGACTTGGATTTGGGATATCATACAATAAGCACTGTTCTTAACAATACTCCGGATACTTATTCTATTAATTCTATTACTGTTTATGATGATTCTAGTTTTAAACTTGTAGGATATAATTTAAAGAAGTATTATGGTGCCTCTAATCGTTTTACTGTTAAATTAACTGCAGACGGAAATCCTGTATCTGGAAGACTTGTGGATGTAACAGTTTCCAAACATACTTATACTATTGAAACTAATGAAAATGGTATCGCTTCTTTAGCTATTAATCTAGGGCCAGGTAAGTATATTGTCACTTCTAAATCTCATGGTAAAACTGTTAGAAACACTATTAATGTATTAAAGATGCCTTCTAAATTTAAAATACTCAGTGGTTATAAAATTAAAAAAGGATCTTACTTTTCAGTTAAATTATTAGATAAAAATAATAGGATTATTAAAGGCAAAAAAGTAGTTTTACGTATTAATGGTAAAAACAATGTTGTAAAAACAGATTCTGATGGTATTGCAAAATTTAAGATTGATGTTTATCCTAAAACTTATAAGATATCCATTAGTATGGGTCAAAAGGAGTATTCTGCTAAGACGGTAAGTAAATATGTCCGCATACTTCCACCAGACGTGTTTGTTACAGGCCGTCCTAAAGATAAAACAACACGATGTAGGGGTATGGTTGTTTATCATACAGTTAAAGCTCACTACACCTATGTGGGACCATGTTATTATGTTGGCAAGGTAAAAAAATATGGTACTGTTTATAGGAAATATGAAAGTGCATATATATACTGGTTTAAATGTAATAAACCCGATTATCATAATGAATATTTTAGAGAGTCTATGTTAGAAGACGGTGGTCTTAACTATATATCTTTTACATATCCAGGTTATACATATGTAAAGGTAGGAGCTAAGGTACCTTCCTGTAATTTTGAAAAGGTAGAACGTAAAATTTTCGGATAATTAAATAATTTTTTTTTTAAAAGGAGGTATTTAAGATTCAATTCCATACTTTAATAGTAACTAGAATGGTGTTTGGTTTTTAAATCCCCTTTTATAATATATTTTTTTTAAAATCAGAATTTCTTAAACAATTCTCTTTTTTTATTCTTAAATGAAGTTAACTTATTTTGTCAATTATTTCTAGTTAAAGCTATTTTATTGGTTGATGCCCTTATTTATTTGGTAGTCCATCTAATTTCAAATTTTATATATGTAAAGATTCATATAATATAAAGTATATTATTAATGATTATTTATTTATAAAATTAGGGAGGATTAATATGGAAGATATAGACTATTCATTATACTTAGTTACTAATAGTACAGATAAAAGAAATCAAGAATTCCTCAATATTGTTGAAGATAGTTTAAAAGGAGGAGTAAGTGTAGTACAAGTACGTGAAAAGGAACTTGATCTTATACCTTTCTATGAAAAAGCAAAAGCAGTTAAGGAAATAACTGATAAATTTGATGTGCCTCTTATAATTAATGATAGATTAAGTATTGCAATTGCTTTAGGTGCAGACGGAGCACATGTAGGGCAAGATGATATTGACGGTGCAGTTGCAAGGGATATACTTGGTCCAGATAGAATTTTAGGTATTTCAGCATCTACTGTTGAGGAAGCCGTAAAGGCAGAGGAAGATGGTGCAGACTATATTGGATGTGGTGCAGTATTTCCAACTTCAACAAAAGACGATGCGGACTCTGTGGATATTGAAGAATTTAAAAAAATTAAAAAAGCTGTAAGTATTCCCGTTGTAGCTATTGGTGGAATCAAGGAAAATAATGTCAAGGAACTTAAAGGTTCTAATGCTGATGGTATTGCTGTGGTATCTGCAATTATGGACTCAGATAATCCTGAGAAAACTAGTGAAAACTTGCTTAATGAATTTAAAAATCTTTAATCTTTCTATTTTTTTCCATTAGGTCTTATTTTAGATAGATTGTATTAAAAGACATACCTTATTTTTTATAACTTATTTTAATCCATTTTTAATAGAATCTCTACTATTTTTTTTATAAGTTATCTTAATTTTTTTTTAATGAAACATTTTTTCAACGGCGCTTTATTCTATTGTTTTAGGTAAACTCGATTTTTTCATAATTGTCCTATTAAATAAATTAGGTATTTTATAATAATTTTCAATTAAACTAGCTATTTTATAATATTAATTAATTAAGTAAATCTTGACTGTTTTAAGTGTAAGTATATAAAAAAGTTAAAAAAATTAAATATTTAAAACGTGTTTTTTAAAAAAAGAGACTTAAATGTGTTTAAAACCGGTTTTTATTTTTAAAAGAAAGTTAAATATAGACTTAATCTATATTTAAAAATAAGTATATTATAATTCGAGTTTTTCTAGTTTTGCTCTTTTTAGGATAGTGTCATTATTGATTTTATATAATTCGTCAATGAGTATATTTCTAAAGCTTCCAGATCCAAGATTATTTTCCCTTGAATATTCTGCAGCTATCTCTCCAGATATTCCCATTGCTAATCCTGCAGCTATTGTTGCTATTAATGGATTGTCATTGGAACCTACAAATCCTCCAACAATGGATGATAACATACAGCCGGAACCTGTAATACGTGGCATGAGACTGTCACCATTTTTAATGGTATATGTTTCCCTACCATTGGAGATTATGTCTATTGGACCACTAGCCATTACAGTTGTATTTAATCCTTTTGCTAATTCTTTAACAATTCTAGCATTATTCTCTAGATTGTCCTCGGAAATAATATCACTGTCTGCTACGTCCACACCTTTAGCTTTTGTTAAATCAAGATTGTCTAAAAAACCAAAGTAACTGCACATGGTTTTAATCTCAGACATATTTCCACGTACAACAGTTATTTTATTATCTTTCGCTATTTTGCTTACAATGGTATTTCTATAATTACTTACTCCAAATCCAACCGGATCTAAAACAATGGGAGTATCTGTTTTATTTGCCTCATCTGCTGCAATAAACATTGATCCAGCTTGACTTTGAGTAATGGTTCCAATATTTAATACAAGAGCCTGTTCAATACTAACTATTTCCCTCTGTTCTAATACCTCATCACTCATTAGTGGTGATGCGCCTATTGCAAGCAATGCATTCGCACAGTCATTAACAGTTACCTTATTTGTAATACATTGAGTTAGTGGAACCCTTTCTCTAAGATTATTTAATGCTTTAATTGTTTCATTTAACATTTCTTCACATTTCATATGATTTACCTTTATAATATTTGTAGATTGAAATACTTATTAAATTGATTTTTAGATTAAAATAATATTTGTTAAGATTAATTTATGGTTTAAATTTCTATCTGAATCAAGTCTTAAATTATAAACATTTATTAAATTGGTTTATAGCCTAAGTTAAAATGTCTTCTAATTATATGGGAATTCAATATACTTTAAATTCAATTAAGATTAATCTAAAATATTATTATCTGTTTTTTTATTATCAATCTTTAAAAATATAATTTTTCAATTGTTATATTTGTTTTTATTACATAAATATTTAAAATCTTTATGGTGATTTATAGGTTTAATTAAAATGATTGAATCAATATTGTTATTTGATTTAATTAAATTAATTATTTTTTAATAAATTAGGCTATTTATAAAATTTTTTTATGGTCTTATTAATTTTATGTGTTTTTCAATTTTCCATTATATTTTCCATTTAAAAACTAAAATTATCGTAACATTTATATGTAAGATTTAACAAAAACCTTTATGTTGATATATTTGATAATGCCTCAGTGGCTCAGTCGGTAGAGCGCCAGACTTGTAATCTGGTGGTCGGGGGTTCAATTCCCCCCTGGGGCTTTAAATATTACTTATCTATAAAACAATTTCTATTTTATTTATTTTGATTAAAAATATGGAATTTTTTTAGTTTTTATTAAACTTTGGTAATTTTTATTTCATGAGTTTTTTAAGATTTTGTTATCTTAAACTTTCATGTTTAAAATTTGAAATTTTCGAAATTTTCACTAAAATTTACTGTAAAAAACGAAAGCTTTATATATTAAGTTAATCTTATATAAGAAAGTAGAAATGTTGCTATATGTAATATTTCAAAGTTTTGTATGGGACCGTAGGGTAGCTTGGTCGATCCTTTGGGCTTTGGGAGCCTGAGACTCCGGTTCAAATCCGGGCGGTCCCACTGTCCCGCCTTAGCTCAATTTGGCAGAGCGTTGGACTGTAGATCCAAATGTTGCTGGTTCAAGTCCGGCAGGCGGGATTTAATACTTTTGACATGTTTTTCATAAAATTTTTATGATTAATAGAAACCTTTATATATTATAAAGACAAAAGTATTTAATGTTGCATATTATAAAATCTTAATATGTTGATTTGTTAGTGATGTGCCTTGGTGGTGTAGGGGCTATCATGTGGGCCTGTCGAGCCCGCGACTCGGGTTCAAATCCCGGCCAAGGCGCTTTCTAAAAAGTCAAGTCTTCTTATAAAAAGATTTAAATAGTATGTAATAGAAAATTAATATTGGAAAATTCC
Coding sequences within:
- the thiM gene encoding hydroxyethylthiazole kinase, whose product is MKCEEMLNETIKALNNLRERVPLTQCITNKVTVNDCANALLAIGASPLMSDEVLEQREIVSIEQALVLNIGTITQSQAGSMFIAADEANKTDTPIVLDPVGFGVSNYRNTIVSKIAKDNKITVVRGNMSEIKTMCSYFGFLDNLDLTKAKGVDVADSDIISEDNLENNARIVKELAKGLNTTVMASGPIDIISNGRETYTIKNGDSLMPRITGSGCMLSSIVGGFVGSNDNPLIATIAAGLAMGISGEIAAEYSRENNLGSGSFRNILIDELYKINNDTILKRAKLEKLEL